A genomic region of Raphanus sativus cultivar WK10039 chromosome 6, ASM80110v3, whole genome shotgun sequence contains the following coding sequences:
- the LOC108806016 gene encoding beta-fructofuranosidase, insoluble isoenzyme CWINV1 produces the protein MTKDVCSNIGLWLLFTLLLSNYVVDLEASHHVYNRLTQSSNTKSPSVNQPYRTGYHFQPPKNWMNDPNGPMIYKGIYHLFYQWNPKGAVWGNIVWAHSTSTDLINWNPHPPAIFPSEPFDINGCWSGSATILPDGKPVILYTGIDPKNQQVQNIAEPKNLSDPYLVEWKKSPLNPLMAPDAVNGINASSFRDPTTAWLGHDKKWRVIIGSKIHRRGLAITYTSKDFLKWEKSPEPLHYDDGSGMWECPDFFPVTRFGSKGVETSSFGEPNEVLKHVLKISLDDTKHDYYTIGTYDRVGDKFIPDKGFKMDGTAPRYDYGKYYASKTFYDSAKNRRVLWGWTNESSSVEDDVEKGWSGIQTIPRKIWLGRSGKQLIQWPVREVERLRTKQVNLRNKVLNSRSRLEVYGVTAAQADVEVLFKVRNLEKADVIEPSWTDPQLICSKMNVSVKSGLGPFGLMVLASKNLEEYTSVYFRIFKAHQNSNKYVVVMCSDQSRSSLEEDNDKTTYGAFVDIDPRQPVSLRALIDHSVVESFGGRGRACITSRVYPKLAIGKSSHLFAFNYGSQSVDVLSLSAWSMKSAQIS, from the exons ATGACCAAAGACGTTTGCTCCAACATTGGACTTTGGTTGTTATTCACGTTACTTCTTAGTAACTATGTCGTCGATCTCGAAGCCTCGCACCATGTGTACAATAGACTTACCCAAAGCTCGAACACCAAATCTCCTTCCGTGAACCAGCCCTACCGGACCGGTTACCATTTTCAACCACCCAAGAATTGGATGAACG ATCCTAATG GCCCTATGATATACAAAGGAATATATCATCTTTTTTACCAATGGAACCCCAAAGGCGCCGTGTGGGGTAACATCGTGTGGGCTCATTCCACGTCAACAGACTTAATCAACTGGAACCCTCATCCTCCAGCTATCTTCCCATCTGAACCGTTTGATATCAACGGATGTTGGTCCGGTTCGGCTACAATCCTCCCCGACGGCAAACCGGTTATCCTCTATACCGGAATCGACCCCAAGAACCAACAGGTCCAAAACATAGCCGAGCCTAAGAATCTCTCCGATCCATACCTAGTAGAATGGAAAAAGTCACCGTTAAATCCTCTCATGGCTCCCGACGCCGTCAACGGCATCAACGCCAGCTCGTTCCGTGACCCAACCACCGCGTGGCTAGGTCACGACAAGAAGTGGAGAGTGATCATTGGAAGCAAGATCCACCGTCGTGGACTAGCTATCACTTACACGAGCAAAGACTTTCTAAAATGGGAAAAATCCCCTGAGCCGTTGCATTATGACGACGGAAGTGGAATGTGGGAGTGTCCTGACTTTTTCCCCGTGACGAGATTTGGCTCTAAAGGCGTGGAAACGTCGTCTTTTGGTGAACCTAATGAGGTTTTGAAACACGTGTTGAAAATAAGCTTGGATGACACGAAACATGACTATTACACGATTGGTACGTACGACCGGGTTGGAGATAAGTTCATTCCCGACAAGGGTTTCAAGATGGACGGTACGGCTCCGAGATATGATTATGGGAAGTACTACGCGTCGAAAACGTTTTATGATTCGGCCAAGAACCGAAGAGTGTTGTGGGGTTGGACTAACGAGTCATCATCGGTTGAGGATGATGTTGAGAAAGGCTGGTCCGGTATTCAG acgATTCCAAGGAAAATTTGGCTTGGCCGGTCCGGTAAACAATTGATTCAATGGCCGGTTCGGGAAGTAGAGAGATTGCGTACGAAGCAAGTCAACTTACGTAACAAAGTTTTAAATTCAAGATCTAGACTTGAAGTCTATGGTGTGACAGCTGCACAG GCTGATGTGGAGGTTTTGTTCAAAGTGAGAAACTTGGAGAAAGCGGATGTGATAGAACCAAGTTGGACTGATCCACAGTTGATTTGTAGTAAGATGAATGTGTCGGTTAAGTCCGGTCTAGGACCATTCGGTTTAATGGTTCTTGCATCTAAGAACTTGGAAGAGTACACATCCGTTTATTTTAGAATCTTCAAAGCCCATCAAAACAGCAATAAGTACGTTGTGGTCATGTGCAGTGACCAAAGCAG ATCTTCATTGGAGGAAGATAATGACAAAACAACTTATGGAGCTTTTGTCGACATTGATCCTCGCCAACCAGTCTCCCTCAGAGCCTTG ATTGATCATTCAGTAGTGGAGAGTTTCGGTGGAAGAGGAAGAGCATGCATTACCTCCCGAGTGTATCCAAAACTGGCAATAGGAAAAAGCTCACATCTGTTTGCTTTTAATTATGGATCTCAAAGTGTTGATGTCTTAAGCTTAAGCGCTTGGAGCATGAAGTCTGCCCAAATCAGTTGA